One genomic region from Nostoc sphaeroides encodes:
- the trpC gene encoding indole-3-glycerol phosphate synthase TrpC has protein sequence MQIRRRSPNPAIDVSILRYQAVVPDAAPNNILEEIVWQKEVEYDQMREKVPLQELRKRVLTAPPTRDFVAALRQGKTKPALIAEVKKASPSKGILREDFDPVAIALSYQQGGASCLSVLTDVKFFQGSFDNLAKVRAAVDLPLLCKEFVVYAYQIYLARVQGADAILLIAAILSDQDLKYFLKIANNLKMATLVEVHSLAELDRVLALDGVSLVGINNRNLEDFSVDLQTTCQLLAARGSQLQEKNILVVSESGLHNPDDLSLVLTAGASAVLIGESLVKQPDPGAAIAHILPRNF, from the coding sequence ATGCAAATCCGTCGCCGTTCACCTAACCCAGCTATTGATGTATCGATATTACGTTATCAGGCTGTCGTGCCTGATGCGGCGCCAAACAACATCTTGGAAGAAATTGTCTGGCAGAAAGAAGTAGAATATGACCAAATGCGGGAAAAAGTTCCTTTGCAAGAATTACGGAAGCGGGTACTGACTGCGCCGCCAACCCGTGATTTTGTCGCCGCCTTGCGCCAAGGTAAGACTAAGCCAGCATTGATTGCCGAAGTTAAAAAAGCTTCACCTAGCAAAGGTATTTTACGAGAAGATTTTGACCCAGTAGCGATCGCCCTTTCTTATCAGCAAGGTGGCGCTAGTTGTCTTTCTGTGCTAACAGATGTGAAGTTCTTTCAAGGTAGTTTTGACAACTTAGCCAAGGTTCGGGCTGCCGTAGATTTGCCCCTACTGTGCAAAGAGTTTGTCGTTTATGCTTATCAGATATACTTAGCGCGGGTTCAGGGTGCAGATGCGATTTTGTTGATTGCGGCTATTTTGAGCGATCAAGATTTGAAATACTTCCTTAAAATTGCTAACAACCTAAAAATGGCAACCTTGGTTGAAGTCCATAGTTTGGCGGAACTTGACCGTGTGTTAGCCTTAGATGGCGTCTCCTTAGTCGGAATCAATAATCGCAATTTGGAAGATTTCTCTGTTGACTTGCAAACTACTTGCCAACTTTTAGCCGCAAGGGGTAGCCAATTGCAGGAGAAAAACATCCTTGTTGTCAGCGAGTCAGGACTACACAACCCAGATGATTTGAGTTTGGTGCTGACAGCAGGTGCATCCGCCGTATTAATTGGAGAATCTTTGGTAAAACAACCAGATCCCGGCGCTGCGATCGCTCATATATTGCCGAGGAATTTCTGA
- a CDS encoding aldose epimerase, whose translation MFSIAVQQQQYKTYILSDEAAGSQLEVVPERGGIITRWRIQGQEIFYLDTERFTHPELSVRGGNPILFPICGNLPDNTYTHNGQQYTLKQHGFARELPWKATEQETGDKASLTVVLDSNEQTKAVYPFDFQLAFTYELQGNTLEVRQQYKNLSSTPMPFSAGFHPYFLCGDKTQLKLEIPSKQYQDNQTKEIHSFDGNFDFSRDEIDFAFGQLTSQSATAIDGSRKLKLTLDYDDFSTYLVFWTVKGKEFYCLEPWSATRNSLNTGDNLTVLAPGSSYTASVRLTANFF comes from the coding sequence GTGTTTAGTATTGCAGTTCAACAGCAACAGTACAAGACGTACATTCTTTCTGACGAAGCCGCAGGTTCTCAGTTGGAAGTCGTACCAGAACGTGGTGGGATCATCACCCGTTGGCGCATTCAAGGGCAAGAAATTTTCTACCTGGACACTGAACGCTTTACTCATCCTGAGTTGAGTGTTAGAGGTGGGAATCCAATTTTGTTTCCTATTTGTGGCAATTTACCAGATAATACTTACACTCACAACGGGCAACAATATACACTCAAACAACACGGGTTTGCCCGTGAATTGCCCTGGAAAGCAACAGAACAAGAAACTGGAGATAAAGCTAGTCTCACTGTCGTTCTTGATAGCAATGAGCAAACTAAGGCAGTTTATCCTTTTGATTTTCAGCTGGCTTTCACCTACGAACTTCAAGGTAATACTCTAGAAGTCCGCCAGCAGTATAAAAACTTGTCATCTACACCAATGCCCTTTTCGGCTGGTTTCCATCCCTACTTTCTGTGTGGTGATAAAACTCAGCTAAAGCTTGAAATTCCCTCTAAGCAGTATCAAGACAATCAAACTAAGGAAATTCACTCTTTTGACGGCAATTTTGACTTTAGCCGTGATGAAATTGATTTTGCCTTTGGACAGTTAACGAGTCAATCGGCCACTGCCATAGATGGCAGCCGGAAGTTAAAACTCACCTTGGATTATGATGATTTCTCTACCTACCTGGTATTTTGGACAGTCAAAGGCAAAGAATTCTACTGTTTAGAACCGTGGAGTGCCACCCGTAACTCTCTCAATACTGGTGATAACCTGACTGTGTTAGCACCAGGAAGCAGCTACACAGCATCTGTGCGGTTAACGGCAAATTTTTTCTAA
- the lpdA gene encoding dihydrolipoyl dehydrogenase: MSQGFDYDLVIIGAGVGGHGAALHAVNCGLKTAIIEAADMGGTCVNRGCIPSKALLAASGRVRELRNAHHLKSLGIQIGSVEFDREAIANHANNLVSKIQGDLTNSLKRLKVDIINGWGKIAGAQKVSVTGDGGEKTITAKDIILSPGSIPFVPPGIEVDGKTVFTSDQGVKLESLPDWVAIIGSGYIGLEFSDIYSALGCEITLIEALDQLMPGFDRDIAKLAERVLITPRDIETKVGIYAKKVIPGSPVVIELADFKTKEDVDVIEVDACLVATGRIPATKNLGLESVGVELDRRNFIPVDDRMAVLSSGEVVPHLWAIGDANGKMMLAHAASAQGIIAVENIVGRERIVDYRSIPAAAFTHPEVSYVGLTETAAKELGQTEGFEIATSRSYFKGNSKALAENEADGIAKVIYRKDTGEVLGVHIFGLHASDLIHEASAAIANRQSVQSLAHLVHAHPTLSEVLDEAYKRAI; this comes from the coding sequence GTGAGTCAAGGATTTGATTACGATTTAGTAATTATCGGCGCTGGTGTAGGCGGACATGGCGCAGCCTTACACGCCGTAAATTGCGGTCTAAAAACAGCGATTATTGAAGCTGCTGATATGGGAGGAACCTGTGTTAATCGGGGCTGTATTCCTTCTAAGGCGCTACTAGCAGCATCTGGACGTGTGCGGGAGTTACGCAATGCCCACCACCTGAAGTCACTGGGAATTCAAATTGGTAGCGTGGAATTTGATCGTGAAGCGATCGCTAATCATGCTAACAATCTCGTCTCAAAAATTCAAGGCGACTTAACCAATAGCCTCAAACGTCTAAAAGTCGATATTATCAACGGCTGGGGAAAAATCGCTGGGGCGCAAAAAGTCTCTGTTACCGGAGACGGCGGTGAAAAAACCATCACAGCCAAAGACATCATCCTTTCCCCTGGTTCAATTCCTTTTGTGCCTCCAGGGATTGAAGTAGACGGCAAAACTGTCTTTACCAGCGATCAAGGCGTTAAGTTGGAGTCGCTACCAGACTGGGTGGCAATTATTGGCAGTGGTTACATCGGCTTAGAATTTTCTGATATTTACTCAGCTTTGGGTTGCGAAATCACCTTGATTGAAGCCCTAGATCAGTTAATGCCAGGATTTGACCGAGATATTGCCAAACTTGCCGAACGGGTGCTAATTACTCCCCGCGATATTGAAACCAAAGTGGGAATATACGCTAAAAAAGTCATTCCAGGTTCACCAGTGGTGATTGAGTTAGCAGATTTCAAAACCAAAGAAGATGTAGATGTCATCGAAGTAGATGCTTGCTTGGTGGCTACAGGACGCATCCCAGCGACCAAAAATCTTGGTTTAGAATCTGTGGGAGTGGAACTGGATCGGCGGAATTTTATCCCAGTTGACGATCGCATGGCAGTACTATCATCTGGTGAAGTCGTGCCGCATTTGTGGGCAATTGGCGACGCTAATGGGAAGATGATGTTGGCACATGCGGCTTCTGCTCAAGGCATTATCGCCGTAGAAAATATAGTTGGGAGGGAAAGAATAGTAGACTATCGCAGCATCCCGGCGGCGGCGTTTACCCACCCAGAAGTTAGCTATGTGGGCTTAACAGAAACCGCAGCTAAGGAGTTAGGACAAACCGAAGGGTTTGAAATCGCCACCAGTCGGAGTTACTTCAAAGGAAATTCCAAAGCCTTGGCAGAAAATGAAGCCGATGGGATTGCCAAGGTGATATATCGCAAAGACACCGGAGAAGTCTTGGGCGTCCACATTTTTGGACTGCACGCCTCAGACTTAATTCATGAAGCCTCAGCTGCGATCGCAAACCGTCAATCTGTCCAAAGTCTCGCACATCTAGTTCACGCCCACCCGACACTTTCGGAAGTGCTAGACGAAGCTTATAAACGAGCCATCTAA
- the pdhA gene encoding pyruvate dehydrogenase (acetyl-transferring) E1 component subunit alpha: MVQERTLPTFNPATTHITKEEGLRLYEDMVLGRLFEDKCAEMYYRGKMFGFVHLYNGQEAVCSGVVQSMRPGEDYVCSTYRDHVHALSAGVPAREVMAELFGKATGCSKGRGGSMHMFSAEHRLLGGYAFVAEGIPVAAGAAFTSKYRREVLGDKNADQVTACFFGDGAANNGQFFETLNMAALWKLPILFVVENNKWAIGMSHERATSQPEIYKKASAFNMVGVEVDGMDVLAVRAVAQEAVARARAGEGPTLIEALTYRFRGHSLADPDEMRSKAEKEFWFARDPIKKLAAYLLEQNLADEGEIKAIDRKIQDVIDEAVKFAESSPEPDPSELYRFVFAEDE, translated from the coding sequence ATGGTTCAAGAGCGTACTTTACCCACATTTAATCCTGCTACTACGCATATTACTAAGGAAGAAGGGTTACGGTTGTATGAGGACATGGTACTAGGGCGCTTGTTTGAAGACAAGTGCGCTGAAATGTACTACAGAGGCAAAATGTTTGGTTTTGTCCATTTGTACAACGGTCAAGAAGCCGTTTGCAGTGGTGTTGTGCAGTCAATGCGACCGGGTGAAGATTACGTTTGTAGTACTTACCGCGACCACGTTCATGCTCTGAGTGCGGGAGTACCAGCAAGAGAGGTAATGGCAGAATTATTTGGCAAAGCCACAGGTTGCAGCAAAGGGCGCGGTGGTTCCATGCACATGTTTTCTGCTGAACATCGTTTGCTAGGTGGCTATGCTTTTGTGGCTGAGGGAATTCCTGTAGCAGCTGGGGCGGCTTTCACGAGCAAATACCGCCGCGAAGTGCTGGGAGATAAAAATGCTGACCAAGTGACAGCTTGCTTTTTTGGCGACGGTGCAGCTAACAACGGTCAGTTTTTCGAGACGCTGAATATGGCAGCCTTATGGAAACTGCCAATTCTGTTTGTGGTTGAAAATAATAAGTGGGCTATTGGGATGTCTCACGAACGAGCCACTTCTCAGCCAGAGATTTATAAAAAAGCCAGTGCATTTAACATGGTGGGCGTGGAAGTAGATGGCATGGATGTATTAGCAGTCCGAGCCGTGGCCCAAGAAGCCGTAGCCCGTGCCCGCGCAGGTGAAGGGCCAACATTAATTGAGGCGCTTACCTACCGCTTCCGGGGTCACTCTTTGGCTGACCCAGATGAAATGCGAAGCAAAGCGGAAAAAGAATTTTGGTTCGCCCGTGACCCAATTAAGAAGTTGGCAGCTTATTTGCTGGAGCAAAATCTGGCGGATGAGGGAGAAATCAAAGCAATTGATCGTAAAATTCAGGATGTAATCGACGAAGCAGTTAAGTTCGCCGAAAGCAGCCCCGAACCAGACCCCAGCGAGTTATATCGTTTCGTGTTTGCAGAAGACGAGTAA
- a CDS encoding RNA polymerase sigma factor — protein sequence MQAHLGQKAFISLAGLETENHLWSKQMRSQGLSGSDRDFWQLWAQYQDYFYSRSLRWMSGNPIDAEDALSQAMLKAWNEWPKYAGKITNPKAWLSRITHNLCIDIHRKRQRERMENIEDIQCVAHEAATCSLESAESEIFRHELRAYLNHRIESLPPRLRDPFILHYCQEKSYRDIAKELSLSEDNIRKRVKQAQTILQKHLNKYLAGEDDTFLNSLSPSLKSVIPMVEESQPHETMTSDWEAAITTHSIIEEINYKVSVIWLETLPHTWYSSPSLLGWT from the coding sequence ATGCAGGCACATTTGGGTCAAAAAGCCTTTATTTCCTTAGCAGGGCTGGAAACTGAGAACCACCTATGGTCAAAGCAAATGCGATCGCAGGGTTTATCTGGGAGCGATCGCGACTTTTGGCAATTATGGGCACAATATCAAGATTATTTTTACAGTCGTAGCTTACGGTGGATGAGTGGTAATCCCATAGATGCCGAAGATGCACTGAGTCAGGCAATGCTCAAAGCCTGGAATGAATGGCCAAAGTATGCCGGGAAAATTACCAATCCCAAAGCTTGGTTGAGCCGAATAACCCATAACCTCTGCATCGATATTCATCGAAAACGCCAGCGCGAAAGGATGGAAAACATTGAGGACATTCAATGTGTCGCTCATGAAGCAGCCACTTGCAGCCTTGAATCTGCTGAGTCAGAAATTTTCCGTCATGAACTGAGGGCATATCTGAACCACAGAATTGAGTCCTTACCTCCCAGACTGCGCGATCCTTTTATTCTCCACTATTGCCAAGAGAAGTCCTACAGAGACATTGCCAAGGAACTGTCCCTCTCTGAAGACAACATTCGCAAGCGGGTTAAACAGGCGCAAACTATTCTGCAAAAGCATTTAAACAAGTATCTGGCGGGGGAAGATGACACTTTTCTAAATTCCCTCTCGCCATCCTTAAAATCGGTAATTCCGATGGTGGAAGAGTCCCAACCTCATGAAACCATGACATCTGACTGGGAAGCGGCAATAACAACACACAGCATCATCGAAGAAATAAATTATAAAGTAAGCGTGATATGGTTGGAAACCTTGCCACATACTTGGTACAGTTCTCCCAGTCTTCTGGGGTGGACATGA
- a CDS encoding tetratricopeptide repeat protein, translated as MSIHLVLDEKPSRQDQKLKTLSKYVQKYPQGWKKRLELADLLYGMGIWLEAIAEYRQVIELQPQLINVRLQLGKILQMMKREPEAIELYGSALALSCNQGTHHHIGGLIAVCKNDTEKAIIAFDAAAELEPDKIVHWLALGQVQKERENPIGALKAFLQVLSLNPDDIVALIHSYDALMTMGDFQAAREQLNKAIALAPDDFRVLQRQLDRRCGMKLVSGEEGKQTKKLIGSVLRQAPHAAEAYKSLAYYHLYRGDWAQGVGVLAEFAQQHPNYPSGWYYYGQCLFHTGEYQAAAEMMLKAYRLYSDDCEIYRALCKILPVAGRLEKLQPLLEEMLERFPERWSVWATVGRVLVESFQEIERGCSVSAKGMELQPQLADAWFRHGRVLALALKHQEAIAALEKGWQFLPVAGGYLQSVPAAVWLGESYRELGDDGVSRRWCQEACVQSHQLKPFNLATADYWQGRALEGLGDTFEAIAAYRSALSQQLFYPARGEVKEAVKRLQAMVQKNCT; from the coding sequence ATGAGTATTCACTTGGTGTTAGACGAAAAGCCAAGTAGACAAGACCAGAAGCTAAAAACCTTAAGTAAGTACGTCCAGAAATATCCCCAAGGATGGAAGAAACGATTAGAACTAGCTGATTTGCTCTACGGAATGGGAATTTGGCTAGAGGCGATCGCAGAGTATCGCCAAGTAATTGAGTTACAGCCTCAATTAATCAATGTGCGGCTGCAACTGGGGAAAATCTTGCAGATGATGAAACGAGAACCAGAAGCTATAGAGCTATATGGAAGTGCCTTAGCATTATCTTGTAATCAAGGAACTCACCACCACATAGGCGGATTAATTGCTGTCTGTAAAAATGACACCGAAAAAGCAATCATCGCTTTTGATGCTGCGGCTGAACTAGAACCTGACAAAATCGTTCACTGGCTGGCATTAGGACAAGTACAGAAGGAAAGAGAAAATCCGATTGGGGCTTTAAAAGCCTTTTTACAGGTTTTGTCACTCAACCCAGATGATATTGTCGCCTTGATTCACAGCTATGATGCACTGATGACAATGGGGGACTTTCAAGCAGCTAGGGAGCAGTTAAATAAAGCGATCGCTTTAGCCCCCGATGATTTCCGGGTACTCCAACGACAATTAGATCGGCGTTGCGGAATGAAATTGGTATCCGGTGAAGAAGGAAAGCAGACTAAAAAGCTGATTGGTTCTGTGCTGCGACAGGCTCCTCATGCAGCTGAAGCTTACAAATCGCTAGCGTATTATCATCTTTACCGGGGAGATTGGGCGCAAGGTGTGGGGGTATTAGCAGAGTTTGCACAGCAACACCCCAATTATCCTAGCGGTTGGTATTACTATGGACAGTGCTTGTTCCATACGGGGGAATATCAGGCGGCGGCTGAGATGATGCTCAAAGCATATCGTTTATATTCTGACGATTGTGAAATCTATCGGGCGTTGTGTAAGATTTTGCCCGTTGCTGGGCGACTAGAAAAATTACAACCCCTACTAGAAGAGATGCTTGAGCGTTTTCCTGAACGGTGGAGTGTTTGGGCGACGGTGGGGCGAGTGCTGGTAGAAAGCTTTCAAGAGATTGAACGAGGGTGTAGTGTTTCTGCCAAGGGAATGGAACTCCAACCCCAATTAGCTGATGCTTGGTTTCGTCATGGGCGGGTATTGGCTTTGGCGCTTAAACATCAAGAAGCGATCGCGGCTTTAGAAAAAGGATGGCAGTTTTTGCCAGTAGCGGGGGGTTATCTGCAATCTGTACCTGCTGCGGTGTGGCTGGGAGAAAGTTATCGAGAACTGGGGGATGATGGGGTTAGTCGGCGGTGGTGTCAAGAGGCTTGTGTGCAAAGTCACCAACTGAAGCCGTTTAACTTGGCTACGGCTGATTACTGGCAAGGGAGAGCGTTGGAAGGGTTGGGGGATACTTTCGAGGCGATCGCAGCTTATCGCAGTGCTTTGAGTCAACAGTTGTTTTATCCGGCTCGTGGGGAAGTTAAGGAGGCTGTTAAACGGTTACAAGCTATGGTGCAGAAGAATTGTACTTGA
- a CDS encoding DUF5340 domain-containing protein, giving the protein MEQIPLPSPIHYELILQLLERQTMLAVNDNPDLRHQVNQLIITLRKAAVQQKRLEEICEFSSMTVDHRWSINHHHDNKVVAPD; this is encoded by the coding sequence ATGGAGCAAATTCCTCTACCATCTCCTATTCACTACGAACTTATACTTCAACTTTTAGAAAGACAAACCATGTTAGCTGTAAATGATAATCCAGATTTACGGCATCAGGTAAATCAACTCATTATTACTCTGCGTAAAGCTGCCGTGCAGCAAAAACGCCTAGAAGAAATTTGCGAGTTTTCCTCTATGACAGTTGATCACCGTTGGTCAATTAACCATCATCACGATAACAAAGTTGTTGCCCCCGATTGA
- a CDS encoding CVNH domain-containing protein, whose protein sequence is MKLGRLINAIAALIFVFCVAVIASPLTAVAAPSSYQQTCSDISIKDNVLSAICRKRDQSPNSTAITLKGIENIDGTLKVVDPQKTANFNLSCTGTSVAGAEISSQCRKINGNFVSTRTSINGIENIDGVLKYTSTP, encoded by the coding sequence ATGAAGTTAGGTAGATTGATTAATGCGATCGCAGCTTTGATCTTTGTTTTTTGCGTTGCAGTGATTGCTAGTCCCTTAACTGCTGTAGCAGCTCCAAGTAGTTATCAACAGACCTGCTCAGATATCTCTATTAAGGACAATGTATTATCAGCTATTTGCAGAAAACGGGATCAATCACCCAACAGCACTGCCATCACTTTGAAAGGAATTGAAAATATTGATGGTACTCTCAAGGTAGTTGATCCTCAAAAAACAGCTAACTTTAACCTCTCTTGTACGGGTACTTCTGTTGCGGGAGCGGAAATTTCTAGTCAATGTCGTAAGATCAATGGTAATTTTGTATCAACTCGTACTAGCATCAATGGAATCGAAAACATTGATGGAGTACTAAAATACACGAGCACTCCATAA
- a CDS encoding IMS domain-containing protein yields the protein MRIPLDYYRILGLPLAASDEQLRQAYSDRIVQLPRREYSQAAISSRKQLIEEAYVVLSDPKQRSTYDHLYLAHAYDPDNLAAAAVAKENRPESTKRGSDTQSLGIEISQDELVGALLILQELGEYELVLKLGRPYLINKNGAKSVIKSNNLADEEIYQSAEHPDVVLTVALACLELGREQWQQGHYENAAISLETGQELLVREGLFASVQAEIQADLYKLRPYRILELLALPQEKTAERRQGLELLQNLLEDRGGIDGTNNDESGLNIDDFLRFIQQLRNHLTVAEQHKLFEAQSKRPSAVATYLAVYALIARGFAQRQPALIRQARQMLIRLGKRQDVHLEQSLCALLLGQTEEATRVLELSQEYEALAFIREKSQDSPDLLPGLCLYAEQWLQHEVFPHFRDLANQQAFLKDYFANQQVQAYLEALPTDAETTNEWAVINPQYFPQPKTNNPPFHNNSTRTSTQFNHSRTPDPDLPKTSIKETSEYPNFSPHISNSSGSVKSDIPAAERMSRGTNQHLNGSAKSAAPAHNQKRRQRKPTPSASRERVPDNRPHSRRPRRRRTFANTIEGKTRLVWRVFISLVSLLVLWVVATTTFGWLKNLFFPPPSLRGIELFVEMNQPPVSIPDPNDKPQATDGLLTNATAEEVIRTWFSTKAAAFGPNHEINNLEQILTGSALSQSRQTGEQYKLENQYYKYDHSLKIESVEKSDLFAERAVVKATVKEAKQLYENGQFQKSYNEDLRVQYDLIREQGKWRIQSIYAVNQIIR from the coding sequence GTGCGAATTCCGCTAGATTACTACCGAATTTTAGGACTACCGTTGGCGGCAAGTGATGAACAATTGCGGCAGGCATACAGCGATCGCATTGTACAATTGCCTCGACGTGAGTATTCTCAGGCAGCAATTTCTTCTCGTAAACAACTCATAGAAGAAGCTTACGTGGTTTTATCAGATCCAAAACAACGCAGTACCTACGATCATCTCTATCTTGCCCACGCCTATGACCCTGATAACCTTGCTGCTGCCGCAGTAGCAAAGGAAAATCGTCCAGAAAGCACCAAAAGGGGTAGCGACACCCAAAGTCTCGGCATCGAAATTAGCCAAGACGAATTAGTTGGCGCTTTATTAATTTTGCAAGAGTTGGGCGAATACGAGCTTGTATTGAAACTAGGTCGTCCATACCTGATCAATAAAAATGGTGCTAAAAGTGTAATAAAAAGTAATAATTTAGCAGACGAAGAAATATACCAAAGCGCTGAACATCCAGATGTTGTTCTTACTGTTGCCCTGGCGTGTCTCGAATTAGGTCGTGAACAATGGCAGCAAGGTCACTACGAAAATGCCGCCATATCCCTAGAAACTGGTCAAGAACTGCTAGTACGTGAAGGGTTATTCGCCAGTGTCCAGGCAGAAATTCAGGCGGATCTTTACAAATTGCGACCATATCGAATTTTGGAGTTGTTGGCACTACCTCAAGAAAAGACTGCCGAACGACGCCAAGGCTTGGAATTATTGCAAAACCTCTTAGAAGATCGTGGTGGCATTGATGGCACGAACAATGATGAATCTGGTTTAAATATAGATGACTTTCTGCGATTTATCCAGCAGTTACGCAACCACCTAACAGTCGCAGAACAGCACAAGTTATTTGAAGCTCAAAGCAAACGTCCTTCTGCTGTTGCCACTTACTTGGCTGTTTATGCCTTGATAGCACGCGGATTTGCTCAACGGCAACCTGCTTTAATTCGGCAAGCAAGGCAAATGCTGATCCGTTTGGGCAAGCGCCAAGATGTACATTTAGAACAGTCGCTATGTGCATTACTCTTGGGACAAACTGAAGAAGCAACTCGTGTTTTAGAACTTAGTCAGGAGTACGAAGCTTTAGCTTTTATTCGGGAAAAATCTCAAGACTCTCCAGATTTGTTACCGGGGCTGTGTCTATATGCAGAACAGTGGTTGCAACACGAAGTATTTCCCCATTTTAGAGATTTAGCAAACCAGCAAGCTTTTCTAAAAGATTACTTTGCTAACCAACAGGTACAAGCTTATTTAGAAGCATTGCCAACTGATGCAGAAACAACTAATGAATGGGCTGTAATTAACCCCCAATATTTTCCTCAGCCCAAGACAAATAATCCTCCTTTCCACAACAATTCAACTAGGACTTCAACGCAATTTAATCACAGCAGAACACCTGACCCAGATTTGCCAAAAACATCAATAAAAGAAACGTCCGAATATCCAAACTTCTCACCACATATATCGAATTCATCTGGAAGTGTAAAATCAGACATTCCTGCTGCTGAACGGATGAGCAGAGGCACTAATCAGCATTTAAACGGTTCAGCTAAAAGTGCTGCACCCGCTCATAACCAAAAGCGTAGGCAAAGAAAACCCACTCCATCTGCTAGCCGAGAGCGTGTACCAGATAATCGTCCTCATTCTCGTCGTCCCCGGCGGCGGCGAACTTTTGCTAACACCATCGAAGGGAAAACACGGCTGGTATGGAGAGTGTTTATTTCTTTGGTGAGTCTATTAGTTCTCTGGGTGGTAGCCACAACAACTTTTGGATGGTTAAAAAATCTGTTTTTTCCTCCACCCTCTCTGCGTGGTATAGAGTTGTTTGTAGAGATGAATCAACCACCAGTATCTATTCCTGATCCAAATGATAAACCACAAGCAACAGATGGCCTTTTAACAAATGCAACGGCAGAGGAAGTTATTCGGACTTGGTTCTCGACCAAAGCCGCAGCTTTCGGGCCGAATCATGAAATTAATAATTTAGAGCAGATTTTAACTGGTTCAGCTTTGTCTCAATCGCGGCAGACTGGTGAACAGTATAAATTAGAAAACCAATATTACAAGTATGACCATAGTCTGAAGATAGAATCTGTAGAGAAAAGTGATTTATTTGCAGAGCGTGCCGTAGTGAAAGCTACGGTTAAGGAAGCAAAGCAGTTATATGAAAATGGTCAGTTTCAAAAATCTTATAACGAGGATTTGCGAGTTCAATATGATTTGATTCGAGAACAAGGTAAATGGCGCATCCAGAGTATATATGCTGTCAATCAGATAATTAGATAA